Proteins co-encoded in one Ruegeria sp. HKCCD4315 genomic window:
- a CDS encoding rhodanese-like domain-containing protein: MAEQVNRTRRWVLIGGGAAVAAGFAIREYRLIPEDHGGGRISVAAAHEQAREGHILLVDIRTPREWRASGVGEGATPLDMRREDFIEALSQLTDGNKSAPVALICARGVRSARLSNQLIAAGFANIIDVPEGMLGSAAGPGWVRAGLPVRRYNEDAG, translated from the coding sequence GTGGCCGAACAAGTGAACCGAACCCGCAGATGGGTGTTGATCGGCGGTGGTGCCGCGGTCGCTGCCGGGTTTGCGATCCGGGAATATCGCTTGATCCCGGAAGATCATGGCGGTGGCCGGATCAGTGTAGCTGCAGCTCATGAACAAGCCCGCGAAGGGCACATCCTGCTTGTCGATATTCGAACGCCGCGCGAATGGCGCGCTTCGGGCGTTGGTGAGGGTGCTACTCCGCTTGATATGCGGCGTGAAGATTTCATCGAAGCGCTCTCGCAACTGACTGACGGTAACAAATCGGCACCCGTCGCGCTGATTTGTGCGCGTGGTGTACGCTCGGCACGATTGAGCAATCAGCTCATCGCGGCCGGTTTCGCCAATATCATTGATGTGCCCGAGGGCATGCTGGGCTCGGCGGCTGGGCCGGGTTGGGTTCGGGCCGGACTGCCGGTTCGTCGATATAATGAGGATGCAGGATGA
- a CDS encoding PHB depolymerase family esterase, translated as MIRTLSLTAFLAATGQAALAGCAGQDAVCETPMGTYHLELPDADNPPMVLFLHGYGGSGSGTMRNRAMVEPLLERGYAVMAPEGLERPDRGGTKSWNFYPGFGERDETAFLTEVVQDAADRFGVDPDRVLLGGFSAGGFMVNYLACEAPDTFSAYVPVSGGFWRPHPEACEGPIRMFHTHGWTDNVVPLEGRLLGGGRFQQGDIFAGLEIWREANGCVDHKPSSFTVTDDFMRRRWTGCTEGSALEFALFPAGHNVPAGWADMIVDWYEGLPGS; from the coding sequence ATGATCCGAACACTCAGTCTAACGGCATTTCTTGCCGCAACCGGGCAGGCGGCATTGGCCGGGTGCGCCGGTCAGGATGCTGTATGCGAAACGCCAATGGGCACCTATCACCTCGAATTGCCTGATGCGGATAATCCTCCGATGGTTCTATTCCTGCACGGCTACGGTGGCAGCGGATCGGGCACGATGCGCAATCGCGCGATGGTCGAACCTTTGCTGGAACGTGGCTATGCGGTTATGGCACCTGAGGGTCTGGAACGACCTGATCGGGGCGGCACCAAAAGCTGGAATTTCTATCCCGGGTTTGGCGAACGGGACGAAACTGCCTTTCTGACTGAGGTTGTGCAAGATGCCGCCGACCGGTTCGGCGTCGATCCCGACCGCGTCCTGCTGGGTGGATTTTCGGCAGGGGGCTTCATGGTCAACTATCTGGCCTGTGAGGCCCCTGATACGTTTTCTGCCTACGTTCCCGTCTCGGGCGGGTTCTGGCGTCCGCATCCCGAGGCTTGCGAGGGTCCGATCCGCATGTTCCACACCCATGGCTGGACGGATAATGTGGTGCCCTTGGAAGGTCGCTTGTTGGGTGGCGGGCGTTTCCAGCAGGGTGACATTTTCGCCGGGCTTGAAATCTGGCGAGAAGCAAATGGTTGTGTCGATCATAAACCAAGCAGTTTCACGGTGACTGATGACTTCATGCGCCGTCGCTGGACGGGTTGCACCGAAGGCAGCGCGTTGGAGTTTGCGCTGTTCCCCGCGGGGCACAATGTACCTGCCGGTTGGGCAGACATGATCGTTGATTGGTACGAGGGGTTACCCGGCAGTTGA
- the mdoH gene encoding glucans biosynthesis glucosyltransferase MdoH: protein MSRDLHIMPPEAPLAMPAQNFGARFRDADAPSGKRGSSAGFWRALAFSPAMAATLGLLWVMSDWFSAEGINLIEAILLALISFNFFWISFTVCTVLLGMLSLSRQDRPQKSHSAQPLRVALLTPVYNEVPWNVLGNARTMLEDLQTRGGQHHYAMFILSDTRDPEIAAQEQASVEALRTTLAPGLELYYRRRDQNTDRKVGNIADWVSRWGADWDAMLVLDADSLMTGRAIYRLTDALARDPSAGLIQSYPQLIGAQSVFARMQQFANGVYGIAFAEGLARWCGQEGNYWGHNAIIRTKAFATSAGLPKLRSFSGQDKLIMSHDFVEAGLLRRAGWAVRFLPRIRGSYEETPPTLIDHAMRDRRWCQGNLQHLKLLGSTGFRAVSRFHMFHGAVGYLMSPLWFALLLMWALIGQGQDASVLHYFSPDNPLFPQWPEMSETRHVLIILVMYAMLLAPKVLGVLALPLSGVRYSDFGGARKFLTSFLAEVLLSILYAPILMVQQMIAVFRTAFGIQRGWSPQARDGGSYGLGTLVLCHALETISGIALSVGILSGLVSIWLAPIAISLALAIPLSALSGVSAGAARRMVGMREDFSEPAITRSARRYRDELKRLVEGKGSMTPAE, encoded by the coding sequence ATGAGCCGCGATCTGCATATCATGCCGCCAGAAGCCCCTTTGGCGATGCCCGCGCAGAACTTCGGCGCGCGGTTCCGGGACGCGGATGCGCCGTCCGGCAAGCGCGGCTCATCGGCTGGGTTTTGGCGCGCGTTGGCGTTTTCCCCGGCTATGGCGGCAACACTGGGCCTGCTTTGGGTGATGAGCGATTGGTTCAGCGCTGAAGGGATCAACCTGATCGAAGCCATCCTGTTGGCGCTGATCTCGTTCAATTTCTTCTGGATCTCGTTTACGGTTTGCACGGTTCTTTTGGGTATGTTGTCCCTGTCGCGGCAAGATCGCCCTCAGAAAAGCCACAGCGCGCAGCCATTGCGCGTGGCCTTGCTGACCCCGGTTTATAACGAGGTGCCGTGGAACGTGCTGGGCAATGCCCGCACCATGCTGGAAGATTTGCAGACCCGTGGCGGACAGCACCATTATGCCATGTTCATCCTTTCCGATACACGGGACCCCGAAATAGCGGCGCAGGAACAGGCCAGTGTCGAGGCCCTGCGTACCACTTTGGCACCGGGGCTGGAGTTGTACTATCGCCGCCGCGATCAAAACACCGATCGCAAGGTGGGTAACATCGCCGACTGGGTCAGCCGCTGGGGCGCGGATTGGGATGCGATGTTGGTGCTGGATGCCGACAGCTTGATGACCGGACGCGCGATCTATCGACTGACTGATGCGCTCGCGCGTGATCCCAGCGCGGGGCTGATCCAAAGCTATCCGCAGCTTATAGGCGCACAGTCCGTCTTTGCCCGGATGCAGCAATTCGCAAACGGCGTCTATGGCATCGCCTTTGCCGAAGGTCTGGCGCGTTGGTGCGGGCAAGAGGGTAATTATTGGGGCCACAACGCCATCATCCGCACCAAGGCTTTTGCCACCAGCGCTGGCCTGCCCAAGTTGCGGTCATTCAGCGGTCAGGACAAGCTGATCATGAGCCACGATTTTGTCGAGGCTGGATTGCTGCGCCGCGCCGGTTGGGCGGTGCGCTTTTTGCCACGCATTCGCGGATCATACGAAGAAACACCACCCACCCTCATCGATCATGCCATGCGGGACCGCCGCTGGTGTCAGGGCAATTTGCAACACCTGAAACTGCTTGGATCGACCGGGTTCCGTGCCGTATCGCGTTTTCACATGTTTCACGGTGCGGTTGGATACCTGATGTCACCTTTGTGGTTCGCCCTGCTGTTGATGTGGGCGTTGATTGGTCAGGGTCAGGACGCATCTGTCCTGCATTACTTCAGCCCTGACAATCCTTTGTTCCCGCAATGGCCCGAGATGTCGGAGACCCGGCACGTGCTGATCATTCTGGTCATGTACGCCATGTTGCTTGCGCCCAAGGTCCTTGGTGTTCTGGCCCTGCCGCTGAGCGGTGTGCGCTATTCCGACTTTGGCGGCGCGCGCAAGTTTCTGACGTCGTTCCTGGCCGAGGTTCTGCTGTCCATCCTCTATGCTCCGATCTTGATGGTGCAACAGATGATCGCAGTCTTCCGCACCGCCTTTGGCATCCAACGCGGCTGGTCTCCGCAAGCCCGTGATGGCGGCAGCTATGGGTTGGGCACTCTGGTTTTGTGCCATGCGCTGGAAACGATCAGTGGCATAGCGCTGAGCGTGGGTATCCTGTCCGGTCTGGTTTCGATCTGGCTGGCCCCGATTGCGATTAGCCTGGCACTTGCAATTCCGTTGTCGGCCCTCAGCGGTGTGTCAGCGGGCGCTGCACGCAGGATGGTCGGGATGCGTGAGGATTTCAGCGAGCCCGCTATCACGCGCTCGGCCCGCCGTTATCGCGATGAACTCAAGCGGCTGGTCGAAGGTAAAGGCAGCATGACCCCGGCGGAATGA
- a CDS encoding glucan biosynthesis protein, with amino-acid sequence MNFTRRAFLVSTTALAFAPSAYATGGEVPFDRNYVIEMARDLASRPYAERDMVPQEWQDLTYQQYRSIRFRLDRALWYETETPFNVDFFTPGLYFPRTVKVETVENGMTTPVAFDLAMFDKSEDVPQLPIDDTLGFSGLRLRTEMHRPGNTDEFCVWQGASYFRAIGLHEVYGLSARGLALKTGDPDGEEFPEFIRFWLERPEPGQRSMVVHALMDSPSVTGAYRFNVTAGADCVMDVEATLFPREELPHVGIAPGTSMFLFDQTNHSRFDDFRPAVHDSDGLLIRNGAGEVLWRPLANPTRLQISSFVDTNPRGFGLMQRKREFSDYADLEANYHKRPGLWVEPNQDWGKGTVTLVEIPADQEIYDNIVAYWRPAEPYAAGSQVDMSYRLIWGEEPQRTPMPRVINTAMGDNTFGEGRLAVIDFEDSELFEDIDAISIFVDSPHAETSEGVLQRNPDTGGLRLAFSFQPGDRNHVELRAQLLKDKQPASEVWLYRWTT; translated from the coding sequence ATGAACTTTACCCGTCGCGCATTCCTCGTTTCGACGACCGCTTTGGCTTTTGCCCCGTCCGCCTATGCGACGGGCGGCGAAGTACCTTTTGATCGTAACTATGTGATCGAGATGGCGCGTGATCTGGCCAGCCGTCCCTATGCGGAACGCGATATGGTTCCCCAGGAATGGCAGGATCTGACCTATCAGCAATACCGCTCGATCCGGTTCCGGCTGGACCGCGCGCTTTGGTACGAGACCGAAACCCCGTTCAACGTGGATTTCTTCACTCCTGGCTTGTACTTCCCCCGTACCGTAAAGGTCGAAACTGTTGAAAACGGCATGACCACGCCAGTCGCTTTCGACCTTGCGATGTTCGACAAGTCCGAAGATGTCCCGCAATTGCCCATCGACGATACGCTGGGCTTTTCTGGACTGCGTCTTCGGACCGAAATGCACCGCCCCGGCAATACAGATGAATTCTGCGTCTGGCAAGGGGCAAGCTATTTCCGCGCCATTGGTCTGCATGAGGTTTACGGCCTGTCCGCCCGAGGTCTGGCCCTGAAGACCGGCGATCCCGATGGCGAGGAATTCCCCGAGTTTATCCGCTTTTGGCTGGAGCGCCCCGAACCCGGCCAGCGCAGTATGGTTGTACATGCCTTGATGGACAGCCCCAGCGTGACCGGGGCCTATCGGTTCAACGTCACAGCAGGTGCAGACTGCGTCATGGACGTTGAGGCCACGCTGTTCCCGCGCGAAGAGCTGCCCCATGTCGGAATTGCGCCGGGCACGTCGATGTTCCTGTTCGACCAAACAAACCACAGCCGGTTCGACGATTTCCGCCCCGCCGTGCATGACAGTGACGGATTGTTGATCCGCAATGGCGCGGGTGAGGTTTTGTGGCGGCCGCTGGCCAACCCGACCCGCCTGCAGATCTCGTCTTTTGTTGATACGAACCCGCGCGGTTTTGGCCTGATGCAGCGCAAGCGCGAGTTTTCGGACTATGCCGATCTGGAAGCGAATTATCACAAGCGCCCCGGTTTATGGGTCGAACCCAATCAGGATTGGGGCAAAGGCACTGTGACGCTGGTGGAAATCCCCGCTGATCAGGAAATCTATGACAATATCGTCGCCTATTGGCGCCCGGCTGAGCCTTATGCGGCGGGCAGTCAGGTCGACATGTCCTATCGTCTGATCTGGGGTGAAGAACCTCAGCGCACGCCTATGCCGCGGGTCATCAATACCGCGATGGGGGACAACACGTTCGGCGAGGGCCGTCTGGCTGTCATTGACTTTGAAGACAGTGAACTGTTCGAGGACATCGACGCGATCTCGATCTTTGTTGACTCGCCCCATGCCGAAACTTCTGAAGGTGTTTTGCAACGCAATCCCGATACCGGTGGCCTGCGTCTGGCCTTTTCGTTCCAGCCCGGAGACCGCAACCATGTCGAGCTGCGCGCGCAGCTTCTGAAAGACAAACAGCCCGCCTCTGAGGTCTGGCTTTACCGTTGGACCACATGA
- a CDS encoding OpgC family protein — protein MATISPASDFAPAAAPAAAPSRTRDPRLDLYRGIAMFIILIAHIPNDPWAKWIPARFGYSDATEIFVFCSGMASAIAFGGAFLRKGWWMGTARVAFRIWQVYWAHICLFFFVAMTMAALDQSGAFEKTYISSLNLQHFFNDPASQMVGIFTLTYVPNYFDILPMYLVVLALMPLYMALYRVSFWLMAAVSVSIWFIAQTGALALPAEPWSDRQWFFNPFGWQLLFFTGFAFMRGWIPAPPVSKTLIWVAIAFVVLSAPFGSWKVFTWINTAAPDLGAVIRKGWPLTEDLRGKTEFGLLRYVHFLSLAYLGWVAAGEHGHRLIATGHSVGARVWQLLLAVITKVGQQSLAVFVFSMAAARLIGVALDQSGRDVASVFVANMIGFAMIIGVAYLAAWFKSQPWKTKK, from the coding sequence ATGGCGACCATATCGCCCGCTTCTGATTTTGCACCAGCTGCGGCCCCTGCCGCGGCCCCTTCCCGTACGCGCGATCCGCGGTTGGACTTATACCGTGGTATTGCGATGTTCATCATCCTCATCGCCCATATCCCAAACGATCCCTGGGCCAAATGGATTCCAGCGCGGTTCGGTTATTCCGACGCGACAGAAATTTTCGTGTTCTGTTCTGGCATGGCCTCTGCCATTGCTTTTGGCGGCGCGTTTTTGCGCAAGGGCTGGTGGATGGGAACAGCACGTGTGGCGTTCCGCATCTGGCAAGTTTACTGGGCGCATATCTGTCTGTTCTTCTTTGTGGCCATGACCATGGCTGCGCTGGACCAGTCCGGTGCGTTCGAGAAAACCTATATCTCGTCCCTGAACCTGCAGCATTTTTTCAACGATCCAGCCTCGCAGATGGTTGGGATTTTCACACTGACGTACGTGCCGAACTACTTTGACATCCTGCCGATGTATCTTGTGGTTCTGGCGCTGATGCCGCTTTACATGGCGCTGTATCGTGTCAGCTTCTGGCTGATGGCAGCAGTATCGGTCAGCATCTGGTTTATTGCTCAGACCGGCGCATTGGCATTACCGGCCGAGCCATGGTCGGACCGTCAATGGTTCTTTAACCCGTTCGGTTGGCAATTGCTGTTCTTCACAGGGTTCGCCTTCATGCGCGGCTGGATTCCCGCCCCACCCGTTTCGAAAACCCTGATCTGGGTGGCAATTGCCTTTGTTGTCCTTTCGGCTCCGTTCGGGTCGTGGAAGGTCTTCACCTGGATCAACACCGCCGCGCCGGATCTTGGTGCAGTAATTCGCAAGGGCTGGCCTCTGACTGAAGACCTGCGTGGAAAAACCGAATTTGGTCTGCTGCGCTACGTCCACTTCTTGTCGCTGGCTTATCTGGGTTGGGTTGCTGCGGGCGAGCATGGCCACCGCCTGATTGCAACCGGGCACAGTGTGGGCGCGCGTGTCTGGCAACTTCTGCTGGCGGTTATCACGAAGGTCGGCCAGCAATCCCTTGCAGTCTTTGTGTTTTCCATGGCCGCAGCCCGCCTGATCGGCGTTGCTCTGGACCAATCTGGGCGAGATGTTGCCAGTGTCTTTGTCGCCAACATGATTGGCTTTGCGATGATCATCGGCGTTGCCTATTTGGCAGCTTGGTTCAAGTCACAACCCTGGAAGACCAAGAAATGA
- a CDS encoding tetratricopeptide repeat protein translates to MKQDVFGQMNTLSQPAAVDAWNGVLLGFMAHAAVTPQHLGKALELEPDFALGHAVKGLFMALLGRREMMAVAVEALAAANTAMERQPISARERLYVDALALFLAGQQTQAVQKFEAVLRDDPQDTLAMKLSHATRFVLGDAEGMRRSIERVMPAYEPDHPGRGYLLGCHSFALEETGAYEKAEIAGRQALWMVSDDAWGLHAVAHVHEMTGNAQLGLDWLAGREDAWAHCNNFRYHVWWHKALMHLDLGQVDQVMELYDAHIRKDKTDDYRDISNATSLLSRLELEGVDVGNRWEELADLSAARTEDGCLIFADLHYLLALTGDNRADATSKMLSRMNRDAAHAKDDTTRRMADPGVAAAMGLEAFGDGHYGTAFDHLLAARGSMQLAGGSHAQRDVFERITIDSGLRAGRLDAVERILDDRRAKRAGGEDNYAIARRALIDAARDSGDVQSVPAE, encoded by the coding sequence ATGAAACAAGATGTTTTTGGACAGATGAACACTCTGAGCCAGCCGGCTGCGGTCGACGCCTGGAATGGTGTTCTGCTTGGGTTCATGGCGCATGCTGCCGTCACGCCCCAACATCTGGGCAAAGCGCTTGAGCTTGAACCTGATTTTGCGCTGGGTCACGCAGTCAAAGGTCTGTTCATGGCGCTGCTGGGCAGACGCGAGATGATGGCTGTCGCGGTTGAAGCCCTGGCAGCGGCCAATACCGCGATGGAACGTCAGCCGATCTCAGCCCGCGAGCGCTTGTACGTGGACGCTTTGGCGCTGTTTTTGGCGGGACAACAAACGCAGGCGGTGCAGAAATTCGAAGCGGTCCTGCGTGATGATCCGCAGGACACGCTGGCGATGAAACTGAGCCATGCAACACGATTTGTTCTGGGCGATGCCGAAGGTATGCGCCGGTCGATCGAACGTGTGATGCCAGCCTACGAACCCGACCATCCGGGCCGTGGCTATCTGCTGGGCTGTCACTCTTTCGCGCTGGAGGAAACCGGCGCCTATGAAAAGGCCGAAATCGCAGGCCGTCAGGCGCTGTGGATGGTGTCGGACGACGCCTGGGGCCTGCACGCGGTGGCCCATGTTCATGAGATGACCGGCAACGCGCAGCTGGGTTTGGATTGGCTTGCAGGGCGCGAAGATGCCTGGGCGCACTGTAACAATTTCCGCTATCACGTCTGGTGGCACAAAGCCCTGATGCATCTGGATCTGGGTCAGGTTGATCAGGTGATGGAGCTGTATGACGCCCATATTCGCAAGGACAAGACCGACGATTACCGCGACATTTCGAACGCAACCTCGCTTCTGTCCCGGCTTGAGCTTGAGGGCGTGGATGTCGGCAACCGCTGGGAAGAACTGGCCGATCTGAGTGCTGCGCGCACCGAAGATGGCTGCCTGATCTTCGCGGACCTGCATTACCTGTTGGCTCTGACCGGCGACAATCGTGCCGATGCAACCTCCAAGATGCTGAGCCGCATGAACCGTGACGCAGCCCACGCAAAAGACGACACCACCCGCCGAATGGCTGATCCCGGTGTTGCCGCAGCCATGGGGTTGGAAGCCTTCGGAGACGGCCATTATGGCACCGCCTTCGATCACCTGCTGGCGGCGCGAGGATCGATGCAATTGGCCGGTGGCAGCCACGCGCAACGTGATGTATTTGAACGCATTACCATCGATTCCGGTCTGCGCGCCGGACGTCTGGACGCGGTCGAGCGTATTCTGGACGACCGTCGTGCCAAGCGTGCCGGAGGCGAAGACAATTATGCCATCGCACGCCGCGCCCTGATTGATGCGGCCCGCGATAGCGGCGACGTGCAAAGCGTCCCCGCCGAATAA